Genomic segment of Parageobacillus genomosp. 1:
TCAATTAGAGATTTAATAAGACCAAATTTATAAGTTGTTGTATTTTTAGATTTTGTTGAAAAAAACATATTAAACATTTGCCAAATTTGCTGTTCTGTTAAATACGTTTCTCTAATTTCCCCCACTTTTAGATCCCAGCTCACCTTAACTCCCCCATAAATTATGAAAAAACACTTCCTTTTTCATTAAAACCAGTTTTCTTCTTTTTCTGGGTCTAACGGCTCTAATAAATACTCTCCATAATCAGTATGATCTTCACCTTTGTCACAATAAAACCACGCGATACCGTCATCAATTTTTACTTTTAATTTTGATCCGCATTCATCACATACAAGGTTTTCTTTGTTTATTTTTTCTTCAAATGTTTTAACTAAGCACTCCTCGCAAACTAGTTCAATATGATTGATTCTTAAGTCCCCTGTTTCTAATAAATTAACATCTGAGCAATTACACTTAACACACTTTTCCATCGCGAATAAACCTCCCCATTCCACATTAAATAAATGCAAATTAATTTTGTCACATGATAAAAATAACTTGCTTCAAACCTTTTCTATCCAAAATATAATTAAATTATAACTTATCGTAAATACAAACAGTAGGAAAAAGTTGTCGCCTATTTTATAGATCTATGCTAAATTAATATATAGTTATATTTTATTACGTACGTAATAGGAGAGGATTACATATATGGATTATAACTTTACGTACAATTTCCCTGCTGTCCGTGGTATTCAAGCAAATCGTGAGTATTACGTAGCTATGTGTCCTTTAAAACTAATACCAAAAATATTTCTGTTTGACGAGGAAGAAATTCCAGCCGAGTTTCGTGCCCAACGATTGCTGAACAAACATAGAATTCCTGAAATAACAAAGTACATTTTAGAAAACCCAAACGACTATGTATTTTCCTCCATTACTGCATCAGTAGATGGTGACATGCAATTTATTCCTTTTGATGAAGTGTCTAACAAAAATATTGGTAAACTCGTGATTAATATGGATGCTCGTTTTTTAATTAATGATGGTCAGCATCGAAGAGCAGCCATTGAAGAAGCTATTAGTATCAATCCTGATTTAGGAAACGAAACAATATCTGTTGTTTTCTTTCATGACCAAGGTTTAAAAAGAAGCCAGCAACTATTTGCCGATTTAAATAAACACGCTGTCACTACTACAAAATCTATCGGGATACTTTACGATTGGCGTGATAAACTTTCTATTATTACGAAAGAAATTATTCATTCTAACGCTATGCTAAGAGGATTAACAGATATGGAAAATTCATCTTTATCTAAGTTTAGTCCGAAAATATTTACGTTAAGCGCTATTTATTCTACTAATAGACGGTTAATTAATTTAAAGAGAAATTCTTCAATCTCTCAGGAAGCAGAAGAATTCCTTAAACAATTTTGGACCATTCTAACTGACAGCATTCAAGAATGGAAATTCGTTTTTAATAAAGAAATGTCTGCTCATGAATTACGTATGAACTATTTATGCTCATACGGTATCACTCTTGAGGCAATTGGAATGATTGGTTATGAATTATATTTAAATAATAATAAAAATTGGGACCAAATATTAAGAAAACTAGGTAATATTGATTGGAGTCGTTCTAATACTTCTCTTTGGCTACATAGAGCTTATAATAAAAACGGAAGAATTAACAAAAGTCTACGATCTATTAAACTTATGAAAAATCAAATTAAGCTTCAGTTAGGATTGCCTTTAACCGAAGAAGAACAACAGTTAGAACAGGAATTTTTAACAAAGGAGTTTTAAAAATGGCGCTAAATTATTTTGCCAAGCATAAAAAAGAGGATTTATATAGAAGTGTTCAAGAAGTTTATAAATCTGATGATCGCCCATGGGTCGTCGGGTTTAGTGGCGGGAAAGACTCTACCGCTGTCGTGCAAATTGTGTTCTATGCACTTTCCTCAATGAGCAAGGGGGATCTAACAAAACCTGTATACATTATTTCATCCGATACAATGGTAGAAAACCCAAAAGTACTAAAACATATCGACGAACAATTGCTGAAAATGAAAAAAGCAGCTAAAGAATTAGAATTACCAATTCATGTTGAGAAAGTTATGCCCGATATAAAAAATACGTTCTGGGTTAATTTAATTGGCAGAGGCTACCCTGCCCCAAGACAAAAATTTCGCTGGTGTACTGATCGTTTAAAGATTGACCCGGCAAATGCATTTATTTTAAATAAAGTATCTGAATTTGGTGAAACAGTTGTTGTCCTTGGCGTACGTAAATCAGAAAGCTCAACACGCGCACAAGTAATGAATACTCATAAAATTGAGGGAAAAGTTTTACGCAGACATACTAAACTACCAAATTCATATGTTTATGCTCCAATTGAAGACTTTTCATTAGATGATGTTTGGACTTATCTCATGCAAATTCCAAATCCTTGGGGAGCAGATAACAGTGATTTGCTAGCCCTATATCAAGATAGTCAAGGGGAATGTCCACTTGTCATTGACCAGTCAACTCCTTCTTGCGGTAATAGTCGCTTTGGCTGCTGGGTATGTACAGTTGTTCAAGAAGATAAATCTTTGAAGGGATTTATCGAATCTGGTGATGAATGGTTAATCCCTCTGCTTCGCTTTAGAAATTGGCTTCTAAAAAATCGCGATAACCCAGATTATCGGGAAAAGAAACGGATGAATGGATCCGTTTACTTAGTTGGAGATGATGAGAACAAACGGAAAGGTTTAGGACCATATACCCTTGAACATCGCAAGGAAATTCTTAAAGAACTATTAAAAACGGAAAAAGAGTTACAACATCCTGACCATCCAAAATATGAATTAATTACCCTAGAAGAATTAAAAGAAATTCGCCGAATCTGGTTTGATAAAGGTGATTGGGAAGATTCCGTTTTAACTATTTACGAAGAAGTATACGGAACACGTCCAGACTGGGATATTGAACAAAGCAAGTTTTTAGAAAGCGAAGATATTAAAACATTAAAACGTTTTTGTGACGAAGAAAAAGTAGAATTTGAATTAATTCAAAAGTTAATTAATTTGGAATTTGAGCATTACGGTTATAAACACCGTCATGGCATCCTAAAGGATATAAACCGAATTCTCAACGAAGAATGGCTACATTTTGATAAGTTAAAAGGTGAAAAATATGCAGATCAATAAACTTGTAATTAACAACTTTGGTATTTATTACGGACGTAATGAATTCTCATTTGGAAGCAAAAAAGGTCGAAGTAATATTATTCTAATTGGTGGTGAAAACGGATCTGGTAAAACCACATTTTTATCTGCTATTAAACTTGCAATCTATGGTCCATTATTTCTTGGATACAAATCAGTGAACACAAAATATATGGACTATATTAAAGACAAAATAAACCTTTATGCACTAGCTGAAGGAACTAACGAAGCCAGTATCGAAATTCAGTTTACTATTCGAAATCATGGAGAAACTGAACATTATAAAATTATTAGGCAATGGAAGCTCATTAATGAGTCTGTAAAAGAATATGCGCAAATCTTTAAGGGAGATCTTATTCTCAACGAAAGAGAAACAGAAGAATTTTATCACTTCTTAAGACGTTATTTACCGCCAAGTTTATTTGACTTTTTCTTCTTTGATGGAGAAAAAGTTCAACAATATGTTCTTGACCCACGTTTCGAATCAAACGTAAAAGAAGCATTTATGACTCTCTTTAACTTAGATCTTTTTGACATTCTTAAAGAAGACTTATTAAAATACTTAAAACAAGAAAATGTTTTTGCTAATTTAACTGAAGAACAGAGACAATATACACAAATTGAACACGATCTTCGTAATCAAGAAAATGTAATAAATCGTTTAGAAACTAGAATTGCCGAATTAAAAGAAAAGTTAAAAGATACTCAAGTAAAAATTCAAGAACTCGAACGTGAATTTTCTAATCAAGGCGGTATTATGGCCCGTGAACGCGAAGAATTAAACAATAAAATTTTCGCAATGGAACAAGAAAAGAAACAAATCTCTGAAAAAATTAAAGAAATTGCAGCAAATCTTTTGCCATTTGTCATTACACAAAAACTTGTTCAAAAAGTCGTTATACAAATAGAAAACGAAGAACGAGTGCAAAGATATAAAACATTAAAGGAAGAACTCGGAAACGAAACCCTTCCACATGTATTAAAAAGCTTATCTCATAAATTTCATATCACGGACCAAAGCGGAAATGAGGCGACTTCTTCTTTTATTACTGAAATAAACAAACGTTTGTTTGATTTACTGAAACCAATCGGTGTCAATTTAGATAAATTTAAAATAATTCATGAAATGACAAAAGAGCAAAAACATGCTATGCACGAGTTATTCAAACAAGTGCAAAAATTTAATGGAAAAGAGATTAATAACTACTTTGCTCGAATGGATCAACTCACAAATGAGATTTATAATGCTAAAAAACAAATTGAACATAACTTAAAAGACGATGTATTAAAAGATATTGTTAACAGACTTAACGAACAAACCCGTATTCACGAACAAATTAAGTACGAAATTGAAGCCAATGAAGCTAAACTTGTAGAAGCAAGAAAGTTTTATAATGAACTTATGGTTCAAAAAGAAAAGGCTGCAAAACGTGTGTACCAGGCCCAAAAAGATGGTAACATTTTCGAATTATGCCAAAAACTAAACCGGGTATTATCAAAGTACCAAGAAATACAAATTAATAAATACCTTGGAACTGTTGAAACATATTTCTTACAAATGTTTAACTCATTAATGAGAAAAGGACAATTTTTAAACTCTTTTAAAATCGACCCGTATACTTTCGAATTAACGATGTTAAATCATGCAAATAGCCCTGTATTTAAACATTCTCTATCTGCCGGAGAAACACAAATTTTCTTTTTATCGTTGTTATGGGCTTTGTTAAAAGCATCGAAACAACAAATTCCATTAGTATTAGATACCCTATTTGGTCGTCTTGACCATACACACAAGGAAAATCTTATTAAAAAATATTTACCAGTCGCAGGTGAGCAAATTATTATTCTCTCAACAAACACTGAAATTGATGAACATTACTACAACAAAATTAAACCTTATATTCAACAAGAGTTTTTACTAAGCTTCAATCGCGATACAAACCGTGTAGATATAAGTAACAACTATTTCTTTCAAAAGGTGATGAATTAACAAATGCAGTTTCGTCTTAAAACATCGAAAGAAACAATGGAAATTTTAAAACAAATGCAAACGAACACTAACTTAACACCAAATATTCTTGCACGTTTAGCTATTTCTCTTTCTTTACTACTTGACGAACCAATTGAACAATTTGAATCTGATACAAATGGTTTAGAATTTAACCGTAACACCCTAACCGGTACACAAGATTTTGCATACAAAGCAATCATCGCCCAACAACTTGGTCGGGCAATTACTGATGAAGAGTATTTCCCTACCCTTATTAAAAAGCATTTAGATCGCGGTGCGAAGTTACTGGAAAACGAGTACAAATACGCGGGTAATTATGAAAAATTTATTAAGAGTTTAGCTAATTTTGAAATGGAGATGGTACGGTGATCTATTTAGACAATAGCGCTACAACTCCAATTGATCCCGAAGTAAGTAAAGCCATGTGGCCTTATTTAACCGAAGAGTACGGAAATCCTTCAAGCAAATACTACACATTAGCAGAAAATGCAAAAAAGGCAGTTGAAGAAGCTCGAGGCCATGTTGCCTCCCTTCTCTCCTGCCAACCAAATGAAATTATTTTTACAAGTTGTGCAACTGAAAGTAATAATTTTGTGTTAAAAGGCATCGCCCACTACTACAAAAATAAAGGGAAACATATTATTACTTCTAAAATTGAACATAAGTCAATACTGGAAACATGCAAGTTTTTAGAAAGTGAAGGCTACGAAGTAACATACTTAGATGTCGATCAATATGGTCAAGTCCAACTAGAGACACTTAAAAATGCGATTCGTGAAGATACAATCTTAGTGTCGATTATGTGGGGGAATAATGAGATCGGTACACTTAACAACATCGAAGAGCTTGCAAAATATGTGAAAGAACATCATCCACATGTATTTTTTCATACTGATGCCACACAAGTATTAGGAAAAATCGAAGTTGATTTATCGAAAGTACCCGTTGATTTCCTTTCATTATCTGCGCATAAAATGTATGGACCAAAAGGGATCGGTGCATGCTTCATTCGTAAACGTGAGTTAGGATTGCGAACAAAAATAACCCCTCTTCTTCACGGTGGGAATCAAGAAGATGGTTATCGTTCCGGTACTTTAAACGTCCATAATATCGTAGGCCTAGGAAAAGCTGCAGAAATCGCAAAAGCCAATTTAAAAGAACATCAAGCCAAATTATTAGAACTCGAAAAACAGTTAGTTTCAACACTGAAAGAAAATTTTCCAAACATAAAATTTAATGGCCACCCTAAACAAAAAATTCCTGGAGTTATTAACTTTACAATACCAGGAATCAACAACGAGTTAATTATTCGAAGTCTTAAAGATGAATTTGCGATTTCCACCGGTTCAGCTTGTTCAATCAATGAACCATCTTATGTATTGAGTGCAATTGGTTTAAATGTGATGGAAGTAAAAAACTCATTTAGAATTTCATTAAACAAATACATTACAAATAAAGATATTGATAGATTCATTTGTAATTTTAAAAATTCTATACTCAACTTGATGATATAATAAACATTAAAGGGTGTTCCAATGATACATAATTGGAACCCCCTTTATTTCTATGAAACAATATTCCAAAAAACTCCATCTACTATTAGCGGCATGTAAAGGCTTTAATAATTGCAATACAAAGCTAGTCATAGATTCAGTTATTAAAAGAACATAATGTGACGCCGAATACCCATCATAGCCACTTTTGATAACAATTCCCTTTTGGCAACTCTTCGTTCCAAAGTAAATATAAACGCTTTTCCGCTCTTGTCATTGCCACATATAGTATTCTTGCTTCTTCAGCTAAATACTCATTATTATAACTCTTAAAAGCATCATCGTATTGATGTGAAGTAATGTAATAGTTATTTGTATAGTTTTTAATTGAAAATTCAATTCCTGAATTAGGACTATAAAGAACAGGTGGTCTTAGATAAGGTGAATCAAGGTTACGATCTAATTCAACTAGAATAACATATGGATATTCAAGCCCTTTAGCGCTATGAATCGTGATTAAAGTAACCGCATCTTCATTATTTTCACTTGAATAAATCTCAGCTTGTTTCTGTTCACGATCTGTTTCTATTTTTTTTTCTAGCCATTTCACATATTCAACAAGTTGAATTTTTTCCTCATTTAATAATTCACGTGTTATTTCCTTTAAATAATCTAAATTAGCTAGTCCTTGAATATAATTTTTTCTTCTGTATAATTGGCGTATTTGAGTTTTTTGATAAATTTCCTCAATAATTTGCACAACACTATACTGCAATAATGGTCGTTGCATATCCGTTTTTAAATTTAGCAACTTTTGTAAGTCACCATTGATAAAATCCGTATATAATGCCTCTTGTTGGTACACATAACTATTAGGAAATAGTAAGTATATGATTACCTTATACAAGTCAATAATCTCTTTCTTTTGAAAAAAGTTGCCTGCTCCGAATACACGGACAGGAATATGGTAATTTTTAAGTGCCTCTTCGTATTCAAGCATATATTTATTAGTTCTAAACAATACAGCAAAGTTACCTGCATTTTCCCCTCTCTTAACATTTTCAGCAATAAAAGAAGCAACTCTCTCGGCCTGCGGTTGTCCATTTAGCGGAATTTTAAACACAACATCTTGTATTTCTAAATTCGATTGATCATGTGCTTGTAAAAGTTCATGTCTAAAATTCGGTAAATGATCATTTGTCATTATGCGTAAAAAAGTTGAGTTCACATAATCAACTAAAGGTTTTAGTGATCGAAAATTTTTAGATAATGTTAATACTTCTCCTTCACGTTCAATCCATTGTTCGATATATTCGTAAGACTGGATATCTGCGCCACGGAATTGATAAATACTTTGCTTGGCATCTCCTACTACAAATAAATGAGGAGGGTTTTCACACCCACTGCATAGAATTTTTAAAATCTCTGCTTGGAATAAAGAGGTATCTTGA
This window contains:
- the dndB gene encoding DNA sulfur modification protein DndB — protein: MDYNFTYNFPAVRGIQANREYYVAMCPLKLIPKIFLFDEEEIPAEFRAQRLLNKHRIPEITKYILENPNDYVFSSITASVDGDMQFIPFDEVSNKNIGKLVINMDARFLINDGQHRRAAIEEAISINPDLGNETISVVFFHDQGLKRSQQLFADLNKHAVTTTKSIGILYDWRDKLSIITKEIIHSNAMLRGLTDMENSSLSKFSPKIFTLSAIYSTNRRLINLKRNSSISQEAEEFLKQFWTILTDSIQEWKFVFNKEMSAHELRMNYLCSYGITLEAIGMIGYELYLNNNKNWDQILRKLGNIDWSRSNTSLWLHRAYNKNGRINKSLRSIKLMKNQIKLQLGLPLTEEEQQLEQEFLTKEF
- the dndC gene encoding DNA phosphorothioation system sulfurtransferase DndC, whose product is MALNYFAKHKKEDLYRSVQEVYKSDDRPWVVGFSGGKDSTAVVQIVFYALSSMSKGDLTKPVYIISSDTMVENPKVLKHIDEQLLKMKKAAKELELPIHVEKVMPDIKNTFWVNLIGRGYPAPRQKFRWCTDRLKIDPANAFILNKVSEFGETVVVLGVRKSESSTRAQVMNTHKIEGKVLRRHTKLPNSYVYAPIEDFSLDDVWTYLMQIPNPWGADNSDLLALYQDSQGECPLVIDQSTPSCGNSRFGCWVCTVVQEDKSLKGFIESGDEWLIPLLRFRNWLLKNRDNPDYREKKRMNGSVYLVGDDENKRKGLGPYTLEHRKEILKELLKTEKELQHPDHPKYELITLEELKEIRRIWFDKGDWEDSVLTIYEEVYGTRPDWDIEQSKFLESEDIKTLKRFCDEEKVEFELIQKLINLEFEHYGYKHRHGILKDINRILNEEWLHFDKLKGEKYADQ
- the dndD gene encoding DNA sulfur modification protein DndD, which produces MKNMQINKLVINNFGIYYGRNEFSFGSKKGRSNIILIGGENGSGKTTFLSAIKLAIYGPLFLGYKSVNTKYMDYIKDKINLYALAEGTNEASIEIQFTIRNHGETEHYKIIRQWKLINESVKEYAQIFKGDLILNERETEEFYHFLRRYLPPSLFDFFFFDGEKVQQYVLDPRFESNVKEAFMTLFNLDLFDILKEDLLKYLKQENVFANLTEEQRQYTQIEHDLRNQENVINRLETRIAELKEKLKDTQVKIQELEREFSNQGGIMAREREELNNKIFAMEQEKKQISEKIKEIAANLLPFVITQKLVQKVVIQIENEERVQRYKTLKEELGNETLPHVLKSLSHKFHITDQSGNEATSSFITEINKRLFDLLKPIGVNLDKFKIIHEMTKEQKHAMHELFKQVQKFNGKEINNYFARMDQLTNEIYNAKKQIEHNLKDDVLKDIVNRLNEQTRIHEQIKYEIEANEAKLVEARKFYNELMVQKEKAAKRVYQAQKDGNIFELCQKLNRVLSKYQEIQINKYLGTVETYFLQMFNSLMRKGQFLNSFKIDPYTFELTMLNHANSPVFKHSLSAGETQIFFLSLLWALLKASKQQIPLVLDTLFGRLDHTHKENLIKKYLPVAGEQIIILSTNTEIDEHYYNKIKPYIQQEFLLSFNRDTNRVDISNNYFFQKVMN
- a CDS encoding DndE family protein, which produces MQFRLKTSKETMEILKQMQTNTNLTPNILARLAISLSLLLDEPIEQFESDTNGLEFNRNTLTGTQDFAYKAIIAQQLGRAITDEEYFPTLIKKHLDRGAKLLENEYKYAGNYEKFIKSLANFEMEMVR
- the dndA gene encoding cysteine desulfurase DndA, encoding MIYLDNSATTPIDPEVSKAMWPYLTEEYGNPSSKYYTLAENAKKAVEEARGHVASLLSCQPNEIIFTSCATESNNFVLKGIAHYYKNKGKHIITSKIEHKSILETCKFLESEGYEVTYLDVDQYGQVQLETLKNAIREDTILVSIMWGNNEIGTLNNIEELAKYVKEHHPHVFFHTDATQVLGKIEVDLSKVPVDFLSLSAHKMYGPKGIGACFIRKRELGLRTKITPLLHGGNQEDGYRSGTLNVHNIVGLGKAAEIAKANLKEHQAKLLELEKQLVSTLKENFPNIKFNGHPKQKIPGVINFTIPGINNELIIRSLKDEFAISTGSACSINEPSYVLSAIGLNVMEVKNSFRISLNKYITNKDIDRFICNFKNSILNLMI
- a CDS encoding UvrD-helicase domain-containing protein, which encodes MLTDEQRRIVESKADKILVRAGAGTGKTEVLTQRIIHLLEENQQLSIRHFAIITFTNKATENLRSRLKKALYRQWSQETDSKQKERYRYELELLNLAQISTIHQFCRQILDEIGPFEVNGMKYAPGFRVSSSALYDAVDVVIEESIRNHQSKPLKLLEMIPIFKIKKLLVSIYKELKSKGVSFEEAIEKTNYSILVKEEAGTDPWKIKKELLELLQNLREEHIKRKLYELEPDDLLEYAYLALKTFPEVASRIRRMYRHIFVDEFQDTSLFQAEILKILCSGCENPPHLFVVGDAKQSIYQFRGADIQSYEYIEQWIEREGEVLTLSKNFRSLKPLVDYVNSTFLRIMTNDHLPNFRHELLQAHDQSNLEIQDVVFKIPLNGQPQAERVASFIAENVKRGENAGNFAVLFRTNKYMLEYEEALKNYHIPVRVFGAGNFFQKKEIIDLYKVIIYLLFPNSYVYQQEALYTDFINGDLQKLLNLKTDMQRPLLQYSVVQIIEEIYQKTQIRQLYRRKNYIQGLANLDYLKEITRELLNEEKIQLVEYVKWLEKKIETDREQKQAEIYSSENNEDAVTLITIHSAKGLEYPYVILVELDRNLDSPYLRPPVLYSPNSGIEFSIKNYTNNYYITSHQYDDAFKSYNNEYLAEEARILYVAMTRAEKRLYLLWNEELPKGNCYQKWL